A single Heterodontus francisci isolate sHetFra1 chromosome 32, sHetFra1.hap1, whole genome shotgun sequence DNA region contains:
- the LOC137347727 gene encoding probable G-protein coupled receptor 82 isoform X1 — MQQIGQDSILCWTFEYSCVTNYRRRGMVTETNTFMIMALNLTTNISEKGTCNLTASQLEKVVLPVLYAIIICVGLPANFMALWMFLQQNRKHGILIYLMNLAMADLISCLTLPFRASLLLMGDSWKERSPTCTIVMIIINFSFYYTVSCSTIFLAFISISRYAMIVKPNNRRLNKFYDTCFAQLACTVTWLITTIPILALNLNYFFKEVNLIDEGGSMCYNIHLQYGKRVSASAFVTVAIIFLIILAMFAFSYASIALHLCTVRRKGISQRNRVIHFRAQMIIIAAMTGFIVCHLPYHIYQIAAGMQRLNNDKCQWLLESHHVKLITLWFVSLSSCLNPILYFLLSKSFVENRLKR, encoded by the coding sequence CGGAATGGTGACAGAAACCAACACCTTCATGATCATGGCACTGAACTTAACAACCAACATTTCCGAGAAGGGGACCTGCAACTTGACAGCCAGTCAGTTGGAAAAGGTGGTTCTTCCAGTCTTGTACGCCATCATTATTTGTGTCGGCCTGCCAGCCAACTTCATGGCTCTATGGATGTTTCTGCAGCAAAACAGAAAGCATGGTATCCTCATCTACCTGATGAACCTcgccatggctgacctgatcagttGCCTGACCCTTCCCTTCAGAGCATCATTGCTTCTCATGGGAGATTCCTGGAAGGAGCGTTCACCGACATGTACCATTGTAATGATCATCATTAACTTCAGTTTCTACTACACTGTGAGCTGCAGTACCATTTTCCTTGCATTTATCAGCATCAGCCGTTATGCCATGATTGTAAAGCCTAACAACAGGCGGCTAAATAAGTTCTATGATACGTGTTTTGCACAGCTTGCCTGTACCGTCACCTGGTTAATAACTACAATCCCCATTCTTGCACTGAATTTAaactacttcttcaaagaagtgaaCTTGATCGATGAAGGGGGTTCAATGTGTTACAACATTCATTTGCAATACGGCAAAAGAGTGTCTGCCAGCGCATTTGTTACAGTCGCTATAATATTTTTGATTATTTTAGCCATGTTTGCATTTTCTTATGCATCGATAGCACTGCACCTGTGCACTGTGAGAAGGAAAGGCATAAGTCAACGTAATCGAGTGATCCATTTTCGAGCACAGATGATCATCATCGCTGCCATGACCGGATTCATCGTCTGCCATTTGCCTTATCACATTTATCAGATTGCCGCTGGGATGCAGAGATTGAACAATGATAAGTGTCAGTGGCTCCTGGAAAGTCATCACGTGAAACTGATAACACTGTGGTTTGTTTCATTGAGCAGCTGCCTGAATCCTATTCTGTATTTTCTACTCTCAAAGTCCTTCGTGGAGAACAGATTAAAGAGGTAG
- the LOC137347727 gene encoding probable G-protein coupled receptor 82 isoform X2: MVTETNTFMIMALNLTTNISEKGTCNLTASQLEKVVLPVLYAIIICVGLPANFMALWMFLQQNRKHGILIYLMNLAMADLISCLTLPFRASLLLMGDSWKERSPTCTIVMIIINFSFYYTVSCSTIFLAFISISRYAMIVKPNNRRLNKFYDTCFAQLACTVTWLITTIPILALNLNYFFKEVNLIDEGGSMCYNIHLQYGKRVSASAFVTVAIIFLIILAMFAFSYASIALHLCTVRRKGISQRNRVIHFRAQMIIIAAMTGFIVCHLPYHIYQIAAGMQRLNNDKCQWLLESHHVKLITLWFVSLSSCLNPILYFLLSKSFVENRLKR; this comes from the coding sequence ATGGTGACAGAAACCAACACCTTCATGATCATGGCACTGAACTTAACAACCAACATTTCCGAGAAGGGGACCTGCAACTTGACAGCCAGTCAGTTGGAAAAGGTGGTTCTTCCAGTCTTGTACGCCATCATTATTTGTGTCGGCCTGCCAGCCAACTTCATGGCTCTATGGATGTTTCTGCAGCAAAACAGAAAGCATGGTATCCTCATCTACCTGATGAACCTcgccatggctgacctgatcagttGCCTGACCCTTCCCTTCAGAGCATCATTGCTTCTCATGGGAGATTCCTGGAAGGAGCGTTCACCGACATGTACCATTGTAATGATCATCATTAACTTCAGTTTCTACTACACTGTGAGCTGCAGTACCATTTTCCTTGCATTTATCAGCATCAGCCGTTATGCCATGATTGTAAAGCCTAACAACAGGCGGCTAAATAAGTTCTATGATACGTGTTTTGCACAGCTTGCCTGTACCGTCACCTGGTTAATAACTACAATCCCCATTCTTGCACTGAATTTAaactacttcttcaaagaagtgaaCTTGATCGATGAAGGGGGTTCAATGTGTTACAACATTCATTTGCAATACGGCAAAAGAGTGTCTGCCAGCGCATTTGTTACAGTCGCTATAATATTTTTGATTATTTTAGCCATGTTTGCATTTTCTTATGCATCGATAGCACTGCACCTGTGCACTGTGAGAAGGAAAGGCATAAGTCAACGTAATCGAGTGATCCATTTTCGAGCACAGATGATCATCATCGCTGCCATGACCGGATTCATCGTCTGCCATTTGCCTTATCACATTTATCAGATTGCCGCTGGGATGCAGAGATTGAACAATGATAAGTGTCAGTGGCTCCTGGAAAGTCATCACGTGAAACTGATAACACTGTGGTTTGTTTCATTGAGCAGCTGCCTGAATCCTATTCTGTATTTTCTACTCTCAAAGTCCTTCGTGGAGAACAGATTAAAGAGGTAG